A DNA window from Megalobrama amblycephala isolate DHTTF-2021 linkage group LG11, ASM1881202v1, whole genome shotgun sequence contains the following coding sequences:
- the hlx1 gene encoding H2.0-like homeobox protein isoform X2 yields MYTTGLNPFYASNFSLWTAYCSGGFGVDSMKKPSFCIADILHVGDAENIPGSSSLMAHIGARASGSPLRPSPVTPDVRLHPASAYHRHGIHLTSASRGAMHAQSAPPPSSKDLKFGIDRILSTDFEPKAKESPSLRGPYAVLSKDTMPQTYKRKRSWSRAVFSNLQRKGLEKRFEIQKYVTKPDRKQLAAMLGLTDAQVKVWFQNRRMKWRHSKEAQAQKDKEKEQPDKSATETEQKERDDSECESEPSESEFEDGAEDKSDVDISDLSKASVIIPSTQDTSSTNSTTEPSSATQLLL; encoded by the exons ATGTACACGACGGGATTGAATCCGTTCTACGCGTCGAACTTCAGCCTTTGGACTGCGTACTGTTCGGGTGGTTTTGGGGTGGATAGCATGAAAAAACCCTCGTTCTGCATTGCTGATATTCTGCACGTTGGAGATGCTGAGAACATCCCCGGGTCATCTTCGCTTATGGCCCATATTGGGGCCCGGGCGTCCGGATCACCGCTGCGCCCGTCCCCGGTCACTCCGGACGTGCGCTTGCACCCCGCGTCCGCGTATCACCGGCATGGAATACACTTGACATCTGCGTCCAGAGGCGCGATGCACGCGCAGTCCGCGCCCCCGCCGTCAAGTAAAGACCTCAAGTTCGGAATCGATCGGATATTATCCACAGACTTCGAGCCGAAGGCTAAAGAATCTCCATCTTTGAGAG GGCCGTATGCAGTGCTTTCTAAAGACACAATGCCACAGACGTACAAGAGGAAAAGGTCCTGGTCCAGAGCCGTGTTCTCCAACCTCCAGCGGAAAGGCCTCGAGAAGCGTTTCGAAATCCAAAAGTACGTCACGAAACCGGATAGAAAACAACTGGCTGCCATGCTGGGACTCACCGATGCACAG GTCAAAGTTTGGTTCCAGAATCGGCGGATGAAATGGCGGCATTCCAAAGAAGCGCAGGCGCAGAAGGACAAAGAGAAAGAACAGCCGGATAAATCCGCGACCGAGACCGAGCAGAAAGAACGCGACGACTCCGAATGCGAAAGCGAACCGAGCGAGTCCGAATTCGAAGACGGAGCGGAGGACAAAAGCGACGTGGACATTTCTGACCTCAGCAAAGCCAGTGTGATTATTCCCAGCACGCAGGACACATCCAGCACAAACTCCACGACAGAACCGAGCTCAGCCACACAACTGCTGCTGTGA
- the hlx1 gene encoding H2.0-like homeobox protein isoform X1, whose amino-acid sequence MYTTGLNPFYASNFSLWTAYCSGGFGVDSMKKPSFCIADILHVGDAENIPGSSSLMAHIGARASGSPLRPSPVTPDVRLHPASAYHRHGIHLTSASRGAMHAQSAPPPSSKDLKFGIDRILSTDFEPKAKESPSLRDLTSIVSPNRQSAVHVSASPYFASIDPTMSETSSMMGSISRQSGQHQFQDTFPGPYAVLSKDTMPQTYKRKRSWSRAVFSNLQRKGLEKRFEIQKYVTKPDRKQLAAMLGLTDAQVKVWFQNRRMKWRHSKEAQAQKDKEKEQPDKSATETEQKERDDSECESEPSESEFEDGAEDKSDVDISDLSKASVIIPSTQDTSSTNSTTEPSSATQLLL is encoded by the exons ATGTACACGACGGGATTGAATCCGTTCTACGCGTCGAACTTCAGCCTTTGGACTGCGTACTGTTCGGGTGGTTTTGGGGTGGATAGCATGAAAAAACCCTCGTTCTGCATTGCTGATATTCTGCACGTTGGAGATGCTGAGAACATCCCCGGGTCATCTTCGCTTATGGCCCATATTGGGGCCCGGGCGTCCGGATCACCGCTGCGCCCGTCCCCGGTCACTCCGGACGTGCGCTTGCACCCCGCGTCCGCGTATCACCGGCATGGAATACACTTGACATCTGCGTCCAGAGGCGCGATGCACGCGCAGTCCGCGCCCCCGCCGTCAAGTAAAGACCTCAAGTTCGGAATCGATCGGATATTATCCACAGACTTCGAGCCGAAGGCTAAAGAATCTCCATCTTTGAGAG ATCTCACATCGATTGTTAGTCCGAATCGGCAGTCAGCAGTCCATGTGTCTGCCAGCCCGTACTTCGCGTCCATAGACCCGACCATGAGCGAAACCTCCTCCATGATGGGTTCAATAAGCAGACAATCAGGGCAACATCAGTTTCAAGACACCTTCCCAG GGCCGTATGCAGTGCTTTCTAAAGACACAATGCCACAGACGTACAAGAGGAAAAGGTCCTGGTCCAGAGCCGTGTTCTCCAACCTCCAGCGGAAAGGCCTCGAGAAGCGTTTCGAAATCCAAAAGTACGTCACGAAACCGGATAGAAAACAACTGGCTGCCATGCTGGGACTCACCGATGCACAG GTCAAAGTTTGGTTCCAGAATCGGCGGATGAAATGGCGGCATTCCAAAGAAGCGCAGGCGCAGAAGGACAAAGAGAAAGAACAGCCGGATAAATCCGCGACCGAGACCGAGCAGAAAGAACGCGACGACTCCGAATGCGAAAGCGAACCGAGCGAGTCCGAATTCGAAGACGGAGCGGAGGACAAAAGCGACGTGGACATTTCTGACCTCAGCAAAGCCAGTGTGATTATTCCCAGCACGCAGGACACATCCAGCACAAACTCCACGACAGAACCGAGCTCAGCCACACAACTGCTGCTGTGA